The Macrobrachium rosenbergii isolate ZJJX-2024 chromosome 14, ASM4041242v1, whole genome shotgun sequence sequence TCGAGTTGTAACGAGCTCTCGTCAAATCTTGTGCATATCCAATTTAAAATGTCATCTTAGATCGAGTCTAAGTCCTAAAAACCATAACATGACTCTTTCCACTGGCAATATCCGCCACTTCTCGAAatgattacttttaaaaagtggTATACTGAGACAGGATCTCAGGAATGTTGTAGCAACAGAAATTATTTTGGACAGTCTTctgtcttttgaatatttttgcaacattttccccaaattttatttttctgtctcttcaGGAATGCTGAATGATTTGAAATCAGGAACATTTCCTGGTTGCTTCATTTGGTACCATTATGAAATGCATGTTTTGTGACACAGTGTTAAATTCAGTCTGCACTGCAGTATTTAACATATTGTCCGTCCCATCGTTCTTCACAGAGAATTCTTTGTTCACCCATCACTTTCATTTGTAACTAAACCTTacactaaaatttatatatgttccaTTCTAAAAGATTCATCATTATCCACAGATTCAGAGTTGGAGGGCCTCAAGGATGACTCACGGCGTGAGTTGGAGGAACTGTATCAAGGAAAAATATCTAAGGAGGAGTTAGCCAAAATAGACTCACAGCCAAATCCTTTCAACTTCAGCGACCGTGTTTCCCAGACCACTAAGATTGTGTACAAGGTATGTGGATCCCTTGACTAAGAATTTTAAGAACTGCATTTACTGAAAGATTCGTCAGAGGTTCGTATCTGGTGTTGTATGTAAACCGTATGTTTAGTTAGACAATCCTGTAGTGATActgttacatatatttattttgaatggtaTTTTACAGTTTCCAGTTGCTCACATCAACTTAACATCGTGGGAGCAGATCTTAGTGTTTAGACTGACATCTTGTTGCTTAACATTGTATTTGCTTGATAGATTTACGTACTTATAATAACACTTACAAGAGACAGTTGTattgtataaataattatataatttattctacTGCAATCGTCATTTAAGTAAAATCAAGTTAAAAGATCTGGGGAGCCAAGAGAATCTCCCAAGACTTTGTACGATGTCACTTCACTCCTTTCCAGGGCATTGGTATGCAGACCGATCCGCCTCCCGCCACCCGATTTCTCATGAACGTCAGCCCAAACGACATTCACCACGTCTACATGAAAGACCAGGAGGAAAAGCTCAGACGAGAAAGGAAGCGAAGAGAAGATGATGAGAGGGACAGAGGAATGCATGGGAACaaagtaagtttttcttaatAGTGTCTCTCCCTCTTAAGGAGGTCAAGGGATTGTATAAACATGGGAGTACTGTTTTCTGGGGATACCCCTTCATAAGTgggaaattgatatatatatatatatatatatatatatatatatatatatatatatatatatatatatatatatatatgtatatattatatatatatatatatatgtatatatatatatatacatgtatatatacacacatattgttTATGCATAGTACAGTACCTTACATTTCATTTAGGTTACTGGGTACTGATGTCTCTAAATTTGAGCTAGATAAATTTCTTTATGAGAATCTTCACTaattaatgttgttatttttgtaatttcacaAATAAACATAACAAATGGACTTCACCTAATCATTTTAGTCTATGTATAGTTTTATGCACTGATCACGTTTTCCCTTGGGTTTGctgaacattaaaaataatttaacttgcatggaataaatatttttttatgttagaatAATTGATTTGGTTGTTTAGGTTCCTAAGTgtgatgaatattaaaaaatttaacttgcatggaataaatatttatgttgcaataatttatttcagtgtagAAGTTCtgtcgactgtttttttttaagattttagtctAGAATAATATAAACCAAATTTTAGTTGTGATAATAAAGCATAGCTGATTTTACATCATAATGCACATATTCTTCGCAAATAAGGAAGGTATAAAGGAAGAGTTCCAACCTGTCTCGACAACAAAGGACCGCAGTGGTCAGAAGGTTAGTTTCAGACAGATAGCTGACGTAGCCTACAGTTATGGTTTGAAGtggattttgaaaatggccattgtGCAGAAAATGCCACATAGGAATTTGCTTAATGTATCATAGATATCCAAAGCTGAGCCCTCAGTATGACCTACAGTTTACAAAACCTTTATATTAATGTAGTTATAAGGGTTAAGTCAGGTTGGAGGGTGTAAACTGACCAAAATCTTGTTTAAACTTGGATGAGTAATTGTTGTGGTACTCTTCTACACAATTTCCATAAGATCTATGCCTCCTGTTTTTGTACAATATTCTTGGCCTTGTGAACCACCTCTCAAGACTTGGTAATTGTGATGTACTGGACTTGTGCCGCAATAAACAGATCAAGATTGCAAGTGTAATCGTGCCATATTGGACATGGTAGTTCATCATATGATGTACAGTCATTTTTCCATTGAAATGCAAAACATGCTGGAATAGTTGTTTATAAGCAGAGTTTTTGTAACTGTACATATCTTCCCATTTCATTGTCCAAGTAATCATCCTATCACAACAGAAGTGAAAGGATTATGTTATGTTTTAGGGGTAGCATCTGGGTAATAAAAAGTTTCCCCGCCtagtttttttaaagtataagGCCTCTGCTAATTTGAAAAactatagtattttatttttttaagtagttAACATTGTGCTTACAATCTACTTTTAAAGTGTTGGTCATTTGTTTTCATGATTCTATTACTTATACTTCAGAATTTCTTGACTACAAAACTTGAATGTGCTAACTGATAGCCTAGTGTAAAGCTTTACTCTTTGGGGTCACATGGTGGAAACATGGAGGAAATCACATGGATGTGTATAAGACAGTTTTCCTTGTGTGGTCATTCATTTAGATGCCAAATACAGAATTAGCTTCTCAGATATACCTGTATAAGAGTTTTGGTAGATAAtgagttttccatttcttaacaATTAAATGTAAGTGTTCTGTGATATTGTCAGATTGCAAACATGAATGGTTTCTCTGCCAGGCAAGATTCTgaccttcttttcttttctctctcttgtttttccatGAGCCCTTAGATCGTTTCACTCTTTCGATACCTAAAACAACTAAGCCCAAGCTCGGGGAGATGTGTTTCGACTTGGGGCCTCTCAACAGTGTTGCCAAAGTGGTTGAAAGGATGGTCACTCAGAATATTTTTGATGATATCCTGCAAGGTCAGTGTTATATACGTATTGGATTAACAGTAGAGTATAACACTAAAACTGCAGTAAAAGGTACATACTTTATATGTAAGCGAAATGAATATCTTAGAAAAGAGAATAAGCAACATATTAAGTCAAAATCACCGTTGAAAGTATCAGATATACATTATGTCATATAGTTGATATATAGGAGTTCAGCTGGGTATTAAAGTCCTCTCATTTTActcatataaatatgattatgtaATATAAGCCCTAATTAATCATTTAATCCCTTCTTATACCCTTTGAAAGAACAGATTTCAAGTACTGGGAAGACGGAAGTGATGAATACAAACCAATGGATGGCTCATTACTTCCACTTTGGAGATTCAAGTATGACAATACCAAATCACTCATCGTCTCGGAGATCGCTTGGAGCCCCATATTGCCAGATCTCTTCGCTGCTGCTTACATTCCTTGTAAGTCCATCTTTCAGTGTCATTCAACACTGGTCTGATGATTCTACATTAATCTTGAGGTTTAGTGTGTGTCACTTTTCTTTTACCTCTTGGGTACCTTATGTAGTGTTTGAGTTAAGGTAGAGTACAGAACCTGAAGTCCACATGAATATGTACACTAGAGTCATTATCAACTTATATCTCCCTTGATAACCAAGTGGTCGAGTCGACTGTTTATCACTATATCTAAACCCAGGTTTGAACCCTGACCCGAGAAGATGCACTCATCAGTTGTAATTCCATTTGGATATAAATTTTTCCCAAGCACAGTGAATTTGATACCTGATATTTGTGAGTGCACGTATAAAAAGCCACAAGTAACCCATTGATATTGAAACCTCTTTTCCTTAGATATAACTTAAACCAAaggaattatattttacatattttttgcatGTGTTTATTGGTGATTACATCTTTTGCTCCCTAGGTGAGATAGGAGGCCGTGAAGGTCCAGGAATGATGTGCGTTTACAACCTGAAGAATACTGTTACTCCAGAACGAGTCTTCCGTGCCCCTTGTGGTGTCATCACAGTCCAATTCCACCCCCAGGTAATATTACGTGTCATCATTtcctttctgttgtttattttctcttctttaactAAATAGCAAAACTTTAGGCTACATCCATTAGGCTTCTCGAAAGAAGATGGTGTGCCTTAGAAATTCAAGACAGTGAGGGCATACATAAAATCAGCATTTCAGTATACCTTAGAAATTTCTGAAAGTCTAGggctttatttttctcatattattgCACTCTCAGATAGCAAGATTAATGGCAGGGGGTTGGAGTGATGGTACCATTGTGGTGTATGACATTCAGTCTCTGTCTTCCACTCCAGTTACTTCCACAACGATGAATGGTAAACATGTCTTACCAGTCACAAAGGTAAGTACTGTTGATCATTCCAGCAAAGTCATTGTTACTTGTTGtttagtaagaaaaattgttgaTTAATAGAATTGGTACCTGGGTAgtgaataaatactgtaaataagaaAACTCATCTGTACTATGTTGCATCATCTTTTGACCGTTTAAGTTCTAATCAAGATGTCACTGGAACCTCCGAGATAAAGTCTAATAATTTGTACGTATTTGCATTGCTCTTCTAAAAGGTCCGGTGGAAAACTAGTGAACCAGGAGAAGACCTGCAATTCTTCTCAGTGTCTCTGGATGGTCGAGTCACCCACTGGGTTTTTCATTCCTCTAAACTTACATACAATGACTTCCTGAACTTCAAAGAAAAGATAAGCAGGAGTTTTATTGGCGGTGCTCCCATTGGTCTAGAAGGTGAGCATTACCGGTATTTTCTGCTCTTGTTCACTTATAGTATGTTGTTTGTCTTGTAATTCACTTTTTTAAGTGAAGAAACTGTAGGGATGATGAAGAATTTGACTGTACTGTAATTATCAACTGCAAGAGAATTATCTGTTAATGAGTTAGAGGAATCCAAAGAGCTAAAGAAAGTGGCCTGTTTAATATCCCCAGACATCACTTAGGGCGTTTTGCTTATAGTAAAATAGGCCGTTGGGTGAATTCAGACCGCTATATATCCTCATAACAAAGACCATCTTAGACTTGTTGGGTCTTGAATGACGAGAGTTTTCTGAGGAGAGGGATACTCAATATGTTTATTGTTACGATGTTAGGATTTCTCATAAGGAAAATCGTGAATAAATAGATGCAGGTTATCTTTTTAAACCCATCCAGAGTGCCCTAGATGTGTAAGTAATGGCAGGTCAGTTTTCAGAGGGAAGGGCATTAAGGAAGGAAGATAAAAGATAAGGAAGGAAGATAAGCCAAGAAGGCTTTCAGTATAATGTGAAAAATTCTGGTCTGTCGTCAGTTGGTATTTCATGAACTGAGAGTTTGTATGCTGGATGACTGGCGGAAGTCCAATGTAACTTGGGGATTTTTTCAACATCTTGTATTGGAGACTAGGAACTGCATGCTTATTGCAGACAGGACAGCTAATGAATGGATTGTAATATCAtttgcaaaaatgtaaaatatttatacataaaatgtaaaatatttatacatatgtgtattgtGTCCCCTAGACTCTCCTTAGATATCAAAGGACACAAATCACTCTTTACCAGAATGAATTTGTAATTGCAAACCACTTCGAGAAGCACCTGTTTCTCTATTCCCATTAGGGTCACCGACTTGTATAGCGCTTTGTCCTGAAGATGAGCAAGTGTTGTTGGTGGGTGTAAACACAGGAGCTGTCTTCCAATGTAGCACTGTCTCCACCCATTCTATGATTCGATATCCTGCCCACCTGGCCCCTGTTCGAGAAGTGCAATGGAATCATTTCCACAACAAGGTCTTCATAACCTGCTCCCTGGACTGGACTGTCAAAGTTTGGATTAGGAATATGATGTTAGTTTAATTATCCCTTGTTTGTTCATTAGAAATGAGcttacaatataaaattaatattattattactatcattattactttattaGATACAGTAGTTTAACAAGACTGTAATTGTGTcatcataatatatttgttatgaaaaataacaaacccAGGGTCCAGTAATCTGTAT is a genomic window containing:
- the LOC136845605 gene encoding dynein intermediate chain 2, ciliary-like isoform X1, which produces MWKNVMSKLKPSAPSDQAIEGAQEVLRNSSSPMLQRLRMIAKLSRILGKDVASTKGRPRLVDTRARPAMQNRKLKLLKNALLCRMRTALGKKSKPKKPKNNKLKDSKYWKKFAEKKPMQMVCFNLLQDEEEEPEENEPEILISLCTKFVSVSDELVYDFSTGYYKQVVHNDPLQNLLYIPSKIHLKGEKPIVEEEEEEVARGTRKKMEEDDSVYFLDFQQPQHDDESSESEDSELEGLKDDSRRELEELYQGKISKEELAKIDSQPNPFNFSDRVSQTTKIVYKGIGMQTDPPPATRFLMNVSPNDIHHVYMKDQEEKLRRERKRREDDERDRGMHGNKPLDRFTLSIPKTTKPKLGEMCFDLGPLNSVAKVVERMVTQNIFDDILQDFKYWEDGSDEYKPMDGSLLPLWRFKYDNTKSLIVSEIAWSPILPDLFAAAYIPCEIGGREGPGMMCVYNLKNTVTPERVFRAPCGVITVQFHPQIARLMAGGWSDGTIVVYDIQSLSSTPVTSTTMNGKHVLPVTKVRWKTSEPGEDLQFFSVSLDGRVTHWVFHSSKLTYNDFLNFKEKISRSFIGGAPIGLEGSPTCIALCPEDEQVLLVGVNTGAVFQCSTVSTHSMIRYPAHLAPVREVQWNHFHNKVFITCSLDWTVKVWIRNMISPLIVLDMGGPVVGVTWSPYSSSVIVAVTEEFRVNVYDLFIRMCRPLCTQGVLQKRKISGTSVALSPFYPVVIVGGDNGHLIALKLSPNLRKLHKDARAADALTQKEIEFAKIERLISLVNR
- the LOC136845605 gene encoding dynein intermediate chain 2, ciliary-like isoform X2 translates to MWKNVMSKLKPSAPSDQAIEGAQEVLRNSSSPMLQRLRMIAKLSRILGKDVASTKGRPRLVDTRARPAMQNRKLKLLKKMRTALGKKSKPKKPKNNKLKDSKYWKKFAEKKPMQMVCFNLLQDEEEEPEENEPEILISLCTKFVSVSDELVYDFSTGYYKQVVHNDPLQNLLYIPSKIHLKGEKPIVEEEEEEVARGTRKKMEEDDSVYFLDFQQPQHDDESSESEDSELEGLKDDSRRELEELYQGKISKEELAKIDSQPNPFNFSDRVSQTTKIVYKGIGMQTDPPPATRFLMNVSPNDIHHVYMKDQEEKLRRERKRREDDERDRGMHGNKPLDRFTLSIPKTTKPKLGEMCFDLGPLNSVAKVVERMVTQNIFDDILQDFKYWEDGSDEYKPMDGSLLPLWRFKYDNTKSLIVSEIAWSPILPDLFAAAYIPCEIGGREGPGMMCVYNLKNTVTPERVFRAPCGVITVQFHPQIARLMAGGWSDGTIVVYDIQSLSSTPVTSTTMNGKHVLPVTKVRWKTSEPGEDLQFFSVSLDGRVTHWVFHSSKLTYNDFLNFKEKISRSFIGGAPIGLEGSPTCIALCPEDEQVLLVGVNTGAVFQCSTVSTHSMIRYPAHLAPVREVQWNHFHNKVFITCSLDWTVKVWIRNMISPLIVLDMGGPVVGVTWSPYSSSVIVAVTEEFRVNVYDLFIRMCRPLCTQGVLQKRKISGTSVALSPFYPVVIVGGDNGHLIALKLSPNLRKLHKDARAADALTQKEIEFAKIERLISLVNR